A genomic region of Mugil cephalus isolate CIBA_MC_2020 chromosome 5, CIBA_Mcephalus_1.1, whole genome shotgun sequence contains the following coding sequences:
- the xpnpep2 gene encoding xaa-Pro aminopeptidase 2: protein MLPYSWLLAVSLAALTGNTVGAAYERTERNCSATPPFLPSTAVNTSVQLRELRERMIPMNISAYIIPATDAHLSEYIAKRDARMAFMTGFTGSAGTAVVTQTKATLWTDSRYWVQAERQMDCNWELEKDVSVSNVAQWLISEVPSGGKIGFDPFLFSLKTQENYDINLESSNRSLKSIPVNLVDQVWKDRPSLPPDNLTRLPDRVIKRSWQMKVELIRSQMRENPYQPTALLLSALDETAWLFNLRGNDIPYNPFFYSYTLLTMDEIWLFLHLDRVSDELKVYLNASCDGPLCVQLKSYDSVLDNVKTYVAQPGVKVWIGTEYTNYGLYEIITPQDKLMTSSYSPVLTTKAVKDETEQQILRDAHVRDAVAVIQLLMWLEKTVPQGTETELTATEYVNKCRSKQKDSRGPSFETISASGPNAALAHYSPTPETSRRLTVDEMYLVDSGGQYLDGTTDITRTVHWGTPTAMQREAFTRVLMGNIEISRTIFPSGTRGVNMEMLGRRALWEVGLNYGHGTGHGVGNYFGVHEWPVGFQSNNIPFRAGMFTSIEPGFYKENDFGIRIEDIAVTVPAHTKYGHNYLTFDTVSLVPYDRKLIDISLLSSEQLQWLNKYYETIRRLVGPELDSQKLQEEKEWMLKNTEPFTELGSSASICSSSLTLIALAIALLHNIS from the exons ATGCTTCCCTATAGCTGGCTGCTGGCTGTTTCTCTGGCAGCACTGACAG GTAACACTGTTGGTGCTGCGTATGAGCGAACTGAGAGGAACTGCTCTGCTACCCCACCC TTCCTCCCCAGTACAGCCGTAAATACCAGTGTCCAGCTGAGAGAGCTACGAGAGCGAATGATCCCCATGAATATCTCTGCCTACATTATTCCCGCCACCGATGCTCACCTG AGTGAGTATATCGCTAAACGTGACGCCAGGATGGCCTTCATGACTGGGTTTACAGGCTCTGCAG GCACTGCTGTGGTTACTCAGACCAAAGCCACTCTGTGGACAGACAGCCGCTACTGGGTTCAAGCTGAGAGACAGATGGACTGCAACTGGGAGCTAGAAAAAGATG TGTCTGTCAGCAACGTGGCACAGTGGCTCATCTCTGAGGTCCCATCGGGCGGCAAGATCGGCTTTGatcccttcctcttctctctca AAACACAGGAAAACTACGACATCAATTTGGAGTCCAGCAATCGCAGCCTCAAGTCCATCCCCGTTAACCTGGTCGACCAAGTGTGGAAGGACAGACCGTCTCTCCCACCTGACAACCTCACCCGCCTCCCTGACAGAGTCATAA AAAGGTCTTGGCAGATGAAGGTGGAGCTCATACGGAGTCAGATGAGAGAAAATCCATATCAACCTACCGCTCTTCTGCTTTCAGCGTTGGATGAAACTGCCT ggctGTTTAATCTGCGCGGAAACGACATCCCATACAATCCCTTCTTTTACTCCTACACTCTTCTCACAATGGATGAGATCTG GCTGTTTCTCCACTTGGACCGAGTGTCCGATGAGCTGAAGGTGTACCTGAATGCCTCGTGTGATGGGCCTCTCTGCGTGCAGCTGAAAAGTTACGACAGTGTCCTCGATAATGTGAAGACATATGTGGCCCAGCCTGGGGTGAAAGTGTGGATCGGTACAGAGTACACAAACTACGGTCTTTATGAGATCATCACACCACAG gACAAACTAATGACAAGCTCCTACTCTCCTGTGTTGACGACTAAAGCCGTGAAAGACGAGACTGAGCAGCAAATACTGAGGGACGCTCAC GTGAGGGATGCAGTCGCTGTCATCCAGCTGCTGATGTGGCTGGAAAAGACCGTCCCGCAGGGGACCGAGACGGAGCTCACCGCCACAGAATACGTCAATAAGTGTCGGAG CAAACAGAAGGACAGCAGAGGACCCAGCTTTGAAACTATCTCTGCAAGTGGACCTAATGCTGCTCTCGCCCATTACAG CCCCACACCAGAAACCAGCAGGAGGTTGACAGTTGATGAAATGTACCTGGTTGACTCTGGCGGCCAGTATCT AGACGGGACCACTGACATCACTCGGACAGTTCACTGGGGAACACCAACAGCCATGCAAAGG GAGGCCTTTACTCGAGTGCTAATGGGAAACATTGAGATATCTCGAACCATTTTTCCCTCAGGAACAAGAG GTGTTAACATGGAGATGCTGGGTCGCCGTGCGTTGTGGGAGGTGGGCCTGAATTACGGCCACGGCACAGGTCACGGTGTTGGAAACTACTTTGGAGTCCATGAGT gGCCAGTTGGATTTCAGAGCAACAACATTCCCTTCAGAGCCGGCATGTTCACATCTATCG aacCTGGATTTTATAAGGAGAATGACTTTGGGATTAGGATTGAAGATATTGCTGTGACCGTACCGGCTCATACAAAG TATGGACACAACTACCTGACTTTTGACACGGTGTCACTGGTTCCGTATGACAGGAAGCTGATTGACATCTCGCTCCTCAGCTCTGAACAG CTTCAGTGGCTTAATAAATACTATGAGACTATCCGGCGGCTGGTGGGTCCTGAGCTCGACAGTCAGAAACTACAAGAAGAGAAGGAGTGGATGCTCAAAAACACAGAGCCCTTCACTGAGTTGGGATCCTCTGCATCCATATGTTCGTCCTCGCTGACACTCATCGCTCTGGCCATCGCTCTGCTCCACAACATCTCCTGA
- the sash3 gene encoding SAM and SH3 domain-containing protein 3 has translation MLRRRPSNASEKEQVQKKKLTLQRSSSFKDFMKHKPTSPVVSEKEFHLEENLADGVTAEEAVKSGSKLGKKWRNVISRTMTRKTSKMVQKALAEEGGESGDDMSPISADFIPGLYAGQRSSVCSTGSEDTMPSPITRQLSGSSDRQSLDSGYCQRDSMRLEENGISYNGPFCGRAVVHTDFTPSPYDVESLKLQKGDIIHIIEKPPVGTWTGKLNNKVGSFKFIYVNLLPDESPPSRRKQCNNKNRRSVSKPKTLEEVLDSIGLTELSSLLSMHGFQSLEDFAGLKESHLNELNITDPEQRSKILNATELLRDSEDESEEEATSVEDAKEPRDSGCFESSENLESGREEPKAEKETNKETEKHEQESEQNEENPETDQQVDAVKEQLEELTLDEGS, from the exons ATGTTGAGGCGAAGGCCCTCAAACGCCTCGGAGAAGGAGcaggtgcagaagaagaag CTCACCCTGCAGAGGTCCAGCAGCTTCAAGGACTTCATGAAGCACAAGCCCACTTCTCCTGTTGTGTCAGAGAAGGAGTTCCACTTGGAGGAGAAC TTGGCGGACGGGGTGACGGCAGAAGAAGCGGTGAAAAGTGGCAGCAAACTGGGAAAGAAATGGCGCAACGTCATCTCACGTACGATGACCCGCAAAACGTCCAAAATGGTGCAGAAGGCTCTCGCTGAAGAAGGG GGGGAGAGTGGGGATGATATGTCTCCCATCTCCGCTGACTTTATTCCAGGTCTGTATGCAGGACAGAGGTCGTCCGTGTGCTCCACAGGCTCAGAGGACACCATGCCCAGCCCCATCACCCGCCAGCTCTCTGGCA GCAGTGACAGACAGAGTCTGGACAGTGGGTACTGCCAGAGGGACAGCATGAGACTGGAGGAGAACGGCATCTCTTACAACGGACCGTTCTGTGGTCGGGCTGTGGTCCACACTGACTTCACTCCCAGTCCCTACGATGTGGAGTCACTAAAACTTCAA AAAGGAGACATCATCCACATCATTGAAAAGCCCCCTGTGGGCACCTGGACGGGGAAGCTCAACAACAAGGTGGGCTCCTTTAAGTTCATCTACGTCAACCTCCTGCCTGATGAGAGTCCCCCGTCCAGGAGGAAACAGTGCAACAATAAGAACCGTCGATCCGTATCCAAACCCAAAACTCTGGAGGAAGTCCTGGACAGCATCGGCCTGACG gagcTGAGTTCCTTGTTGTCCATGCACGGCTTCCAGAGCCTGGAGGACTTCGCAGGACTGAAGGAGTCTCATCTGAACGAGCTGAACATCACAGATCCAGAGCAGCGCTCCAAGATCCTGAACGCCACTGAACTGCTCAGAGACT CTGAAGAcgagtcagaggaggaggccacGTCTGTGGAGGATGCCAAGGAGCCGAGGGATTCAGGCTGTTTCGAGAGCTCTGAGAACCTGGAGAGTGGACGTGAGGAGCCAAAGGCGGAGAAGGAgacaaacaaagagacagagaaacatgaGCAGGAGTCAGAACAGAATGAGGAGAATCCTGAGACAGATCAGCAGGTTGATGCtgtgaaggagcagctggaggagctgacgTTGGACGAAGGCTCCTGA